In Dama dama isolate Ldn47 chromosome 20, ASM3311817v1, whole genome shotgun sequence, a single window of DNA contains:
- the SPP2 gene encoding secreted phosphoprotein 24: MEKMAMKMLVIFVLGMNHWTCTGFPLYDYDPASLKEALSASVAKVNSQSLSPYLFRAFRSSIKRVNALDEDSLTMDLEFRIQETTCRKESEADPATCDFQRGYHVPIAVCRSTVQMSAERAQDVWVRCHWSSSSGSSSSEEMFFGDILGSSTSRNSYLLGLTPDRSRGEPLYERSREMRRNFPLGNRRYSNPWSRARVSPGFE; encoded by the exons ATGGAGAAGATGGCGATGAAGATGTTGGTGATATTTGTCCTTGGAATGAATCACTGGACCTGTACAG GTTTCCCGTTGTACGACTATGACCCGGCTTCCCTGAAGGAGGCTCTCAGCGCCTCTGTGGCAAAAGTGAATTCCCAGTCACTGAGCCCCTATCTGTTTCGGGCGTTCAGAAGCTCAATTAAAAGA GTCAACGCCCTGGACGAGGACAGCTTGACCATGGACCTAGAGTTCAGGATTCAAGAGACGACATGCAGGAAGGAATCTGAGGCAGACCCCGCCACCTGTGACTTCCAGAGGGGCTACCACGTG CCCATAGCAGTTTGCAGAAGCACCGTGCAGATGTCTGCTGAGCGTGCGCAGGATGTGTGGGTTCGCTGCCACTGGTCCTCCAGCTCCGGGTCCAGCAGCAGTGAAGAG ATGTTTTTTGGGGATATCCTGGGATCCTCTACATCAAGAAACAGTTACCTGCTTG GTCTCACTCCTGACAGATCCAGAGGTGAACCGCTTTATGAACGATCACGTG AGATGAGAAGAAACTTTCCTCTTGGAAATAGAAGGTACTCGAACCCGTGGTCCAGAGCAAGAGTAAGCCCTGGCTTTGAGTGA